In Paraburkholderia terrae, the DNA window GCCGACCAGGCCGAGCGCGAATGCGCTGTGGGTGAGGGCGTAGATGTGCCATCCCATTGCAACGGCGAGCATCTGGAACGACAGCGACGACAGCACGCGCGTACACCAGAAACGCTGGAACGGCGTCTGTCGAGGCAGGCTGATTTCGGCTTCGCGGTCGGCGTCGCCGACGAGTTTGTCGAAGGCGTCAGGGGCGGTGGTCGGGCTGACCTGTTCGCTGGTGTCGGCGGGAGGTGTTTTCATCGATAGATGGATCGTCGTCCCATATAACGGGCGCGATTTCCGTCGTGCATGCGGGCCTGCGCTCAGGCACCGCATTTGCACGCGCATTGGCGGAAATAGCTCAACGGAACCGCGTGTTCTGTCGAGACTTCGTTCGGGCCGCCAGTGTAGAGCAAGTCAGCCGCGCTTGCCGCGTCGCACCCGAACCTGTCCGGCATCACCCGTTACGAGGCATTACGGTGACTTTGCGCTGCACCTTTTCAAACGACCTATATGAACCCTTGAACCATGGATGATCTGCTCGCCCGTATGTTCCACCTGCAACCGTCGCTGCTCGTGACGCTCACGCATGACCTGATGCATGCGGGCATGGCGATTCTGATCCTGATTGCCGGTTGGTGGCTGTCCAACCGGCTCGGCGCGCTGCTGTCGAAGGCGATGTCGCGCACCCACGCGGACCCGACGCTCGCGCCGATGATCAACGCGATCGGCACATGGACCGTGCGCGTGCTGGTGCTGTTCGCGGCGCTCAGCGAAGTCGGCGTCGCAACGGCGAGCGTGCTGGCCGTGCTCGGCGCAGCCGGACTCGCAATCGGACTTGCGCTGCAAGGGACGCTGCAGAATATTGCAGCCGGCATTATGTTGCTGATGCTGCGGCCATTCCGGGCCGGCGACGTGATCGAAGGCACGGGCGCGACGGCGGGCATCGTGCGCGAAGTGGGGCTGTTCACGACGCGCATCGAACGCAGTGACGGTAATGCCGTTTTCGTGCCGAACAGCCAGATCTGGAGCAATCCTGTGATCAACTACAGCAGCGGCGGCACGCAGCGCGTCGAGGTGAAAGTGGACATTGCGCAGCGCAAGGACGTCGCCTGCGCGATTGAGGCGCTGAGGAAGATGATTACCAGCGATCCGCGTGTGCTGGGCGGCGCGACGCTCGCGCCTGTCGTGACGGCAGCGGATCACCAGCGCGGGGGCGGCGCGGTGGTGCGTCTCGCCGTCTGGGTCAGCGGCTCGGACGCTCAACTCGCCGCCGATGATATGCGCGATCGTGCGCGGACCGTGCTGGAAGAGGCGGGCTGCAAGACGGCGGACGCTTCGCGAGCGCAGCCTGGCCGTGTGCGTCAGTCGGAAACGCCTTACGCCTGATTGATACCCCTTCGGCAGGCGCCGTTTGACTGACATCGAGTGGGCGCGCCTGACCATTTTCTCCTGCGCGAATCGGCGCACGGCACGCACCGCTTCATCGCCAGATTTGCCCGTTTTCTGAGCCTTTCCCCCGAGACATGGCCTCTTTCCAAGCGAGGCGGGACGCACGCGAGGGTGCAATTCCGCACCGCCATGTTGCAAAGCCGCAATTCGACCTAGGTACAAACCCTAGTATTGAGATAAAATGGCGCTCTAAAGGAAGAGATTGCCATGTCGCCCCGTTTTCAGATCTTTGAAAAAATTGCCTTTTCGCTGGTCGTGATGTCCGCCGTGCTGTGCTCCGGCTATATCGCGTGGGAAACGTCGCCCGGTTTCCAGGACGCCGTGCATGCGAGCGCCGCCGCCGTGCGCTGGAGCGGCGACTACTCGTTCATCTGCGCGTCGACGGCGACCAACGCCTGCGATCAGTTGCCCATCGACTGACTCCTCGACGCCGAACGGCATAGGAAGCTGGCGCGTCTCTCGGCGCAGGCCAGCGAGCAGCGTCGCGTAATTTTCACCCCTTCCGTCCGTCTTTTTTTCAACGCGCCTGCCGGTCATCCGGCCTGAGCCGCGTCCCGTCTCGAACATGCATCTGGAATGCCGCTTGCTTTCAATTGAGCGGTTGGGCTTCGTCTGTCGCCACGACACGCGGCCCGTTCCATCGAAAACCGTCGTCGCAGCCCGTCGAGCATCATGATCCGGACTGCACGGTGTAGAACAATTCCGATGCATTCAGGAGCCGCGCCATGACGCCCGCCACCCGCTATGAAATGCAGATCCTGCAAACGGACATGCGCATGCTGATCGCCGTCGACGACACTGCAATCGAGTTCATTCCCGGCACGGCCGCAGGCGGCGACATTGCGGGCAAGCCGTACGCCGTGCTGCACACGGATTCGCTTGCGACGCTGAGCGGCTGGCGCGAGGTGATGCAGGCAGGCGGGCGCCCGCATCGGCTCGTCAATAACGCCTATGGCTATCGTCAGGAAGTCAACAATCCCGACTGGTAAAGCCACCGTCCCGACGCGCGCCTTCGCGGCCACGCGGCGCGGTGCGCTTCGACGCCTCCTCAACCGCTGAACGCGGCGCATGCTGACGATCCTGCTCACTGCCGTCGTCACGCTCGTCGTGGTGCTCGCGATCGCCAATCTGTCGACGGGCGAGAAGAAGATCGAGCACAAGATCGAGCGCCGGTACGGCAGCGACGATCCCCAGTTCATCCGTTCGATGGGTCTGCTGCTGGGGCCGCCCGTCATATCCGGCAACCGCTTCGACGTGCTCCTCAACGGCGACGAGATTTTTCCGTCGATGCTTGAGGGCATTGCGAGCGCGCAGAAAACCATCACGTTCGAAACGTTCATCTACTGGTCCGGCGCGATCGGCGAGCAGATCGCCGGCGCGTTGTCGGAAAAGGCGCGCGCAGGCGTTGCGGTACATGTTCTGCTCGACTGGGTTGGATCGCAGAAGATGGATCGGCACTATCTGCAGATGCTCAAAGATGCAGGCGCTGAAGTGATTCAGTACCACAAGCCGCACTGGACCGGGCTTGGCCGCATGAACGACCGCACGCACCGCAAGCTGCTGGTGATCGACGGACGCATCGGCTTCACGGGCGGCGTTGGCATCGCGCAGGAATGGACGGGACATGCACAGGACGACATGCACTGGCGCGATTCGCATTTTCGCGTGACGGGCCCTGTGGTCGGACATATGCAGGCCGTCTTCATGGATAACTGGATCAAGGCGACCGGCAATGTATTGCATGGGCCCGACTATTTTCCTGAAGCGGAAGAAGCGGGCGATGGCCTCGCGCACATGTTCAGCAGTTCACCGTCGGGCGGCAGCGACGACATGCAGTTGATGTATCTGATGGCGATCACGGCGGCGACGGATTCGATCCATCTCGCGAGCGCCTATTTCGTGCCCGACAAACTGACGATCAACGCGATCGTCGAAGCGGCGAAGCGGGGTGTCGATGTGCGGATACTCACGCCCGGCAAGCACATCGACACGCATACCGTGCGCGAGGCGTCGCGCGCATGCTGGGGACCGCTGCTCGAAGCGGGCGTGCAGATGTTCGAGTATCAACCTACGATGTTCCACGTCAAGCTGCTCGTCGTCGACGACTACCTGGTGTCGGTCGGCTCGACCAATTTCGATTCGCGCTCGTTCAAGCTGAACGACGAAGCCAACCTCAACATCTACGACGAGGCGTTCGCGCGCCTTCAGACGCAGATCTTCGCCGACGATCTCGCGAAGTCCAAACGCGTGACGCTCGACGACTGGAACAGGCGGCCATGGACCAGGAAACTCGTCGATCGCGCGGTCGCGCTGCTCGATTCTCAACTTTGACGTGCAAACCAAGGCGCGTGACGCCCGTGCGATCCGCGCGTGGCGGCACACGCATGCATAGGCGGCGCGCGCTCGGGTGGATCGCCTGCGGGCGGCTCCTGGCTGGGCGGTGCGCGGTCCGGTTCGCGCCCGGGGATAGGCGGTGAGTGCGGGTCCGGGGCGGGATCGTCGTCGGGCGGCGGCGCCGGATCGGGTTCGACCTCGGGTGGCATCGGCGTATGCAGCCGTTTGCCGATGCGACACGGTGAAATAGAAAACACACGAAACGCGATCGGGTTCATCGTGAGGATCTCTCGCATGCAGTTCGATACACCGATGAATTCCGCAATGCATGTGCCATCCATCCACGCATCACGATGCATGCGTCGTAGAACCACCGCATGCACGATAGTTGGACGCGCACGATAGTGCATCGCGCTAGAACCGCTCGATCATTCCGATCTGCACGCCACGAACGGGCGCCCCCGGATAAGCGACGGGGATGCCCGTCACGTTCACGCCGCGCAGCGTGAACGTGGCCTGTCCGCGATTTTCGAGGTCGGCGGCGCTGAGATATAGCAACAGCGCCTTCGACACCTGATAGTCGAAGGCGATGCTGAACTGATCGGCGTCGTTGTCGCCGCCGCTGCGGTCGCGCGCGTGCGCGTAGCCGACGGATGCACTCGCCTGCGGCGTGATCTGCCATAGGGCGGATACCGAGAGGCCGTCATCGTGATAGCGCGGCGTCCCGCCGTCACCGTTGAAGTACGCGATGAAGCCCGTGAGCGAGCCCCATTGGTACGACGCGCCCGCGAAGTTCGCGCGCAAGGCGCCGTCGCCATGTGTCTGCTGGTGCGCGTAGAGCAGCTTCATGCCGCCGAGTGCCCATTCAGCCGTCACGTAGTAGCCGCCAATGCCGTTGCCGTCGTCGCCGGGATCACGCAGCGCAACCATGCCCGTCGCGCTGAAGCCGCCGATGGTCGGCGACAGATAGGCGAACGCGTTGTCGGTGTAGGGCGTGATCTTCGACAGGTTGTTCAGGCCGGATGCGATCGTGCCGGCGCCGAACGCGTCGAGTTGCCCCTTGAACGGAATGTAGAGGGGCGAATACTGCCGGCCGGCGCGCAACTCGCCCCACGCGCCGTGCGCGCCGATCCACGCCTGCCGGTTGAAGATGCTGCCCGGCACCGAGAACGCGCCGCCTGCCGAATCGAAACCGTTCTCCAGCGTGAAGACGAGGCTGTTGCCATCGCCAAGCGGCTCGCTGCCGTGCAGGCCGAAGCGCGTGCCGCGATACGCGCCCGAGTCCATGCGCGCGACATAGCCGCTGCCGGGATTGGTCACTTCGATGCTGGTATCGATCAACCCGTAGAGCGTGACGGAGCCTTGCGCACGGGATGGCGACGCAATGACGAGCAGACAGGCGAGGGCGAGCAGGCGGCACACGGCAACGAGCGCTACGAGGCGTCGCCGCGAAGGGGAGCATGGATCAGGAAACGGCAGCCGGCTGGACGTGACGGACGTTGGCATCTCTCGGGCGATTGTTATGGCGTCGCGAGGGCGCAACGCCATCGACGACACTGCCGCATGCAGATACCAGCGAATACTAACCGAACATCACCAGCGCAAGGCGCACTACATGTTCGTGTAAGAACTGCACCAGCCGCCGCCCGCCACCTGCTTCGTTCCGAACAGCGTGCAACCGCCCCATGCATCCGTTGGATTGCCCTGGAACAGCGAGCAGTTGGCGCAGGTCTGCCCGGCCTGGTAGGTTGGAAAGCGCGCCTTGTCGACTTTCGCTGCGGCGATTACGTAGCCGACCGCTTGCGCAGCGGGATCGCTCTCGCTCAGTTTGTCGTCGGCGCGCGCGTCGCGGCTCGCGGCGAGCGCTGCACACAGGCCGGCCGCGGAGCCGAGGCCCGCGACGATGAACTCACGCCGGGTTGTTGTCATGATCGGTCTCTGGTGGGCGAGGCGGTGAGGCAGACGTGAAGGATGGCATCGGCCGCCGCTGATTGATGGCGGCAAACACGGCCATCAGCAGCACGAATGCGAGCACGAGCAGGCTCGCGTTGAGCAGCGCGCGTTCGTAGCCAAGCTCGCTGACGTTGATGAACGGATAAGGATAGAAGTCCGACTGCGCGCCGCGCAACAGGGTCAGCGCGAGATAGCCGAGCGGGAACACTAGCCATCCCAGCAGATGGCGCAGCGTCAGGTGAAAGCGCGGCACGAACAGCAGCCAGTAGAGCGCGGCGAGCATCGGCACGACGGTGTGCAGGGTTTCGTTGAGCAGCATGCGCCAGCCCGACGGCGTCCACAGATGGCGTAGCAGCAGGTTGTAGGCAACGCCGACGAACACGATATAGCAGGTCACGGCCGTCACGACCGTGGGTTGCCGGAAAAAGCGCACGAGCGGCGGGCTGCGACGCGGGAAGCAGGCGACGCAGGTGAAGCACAGCGCGCAGGTGAAAATGGTCAGATTGGTCAGATAGCTGGTGAGCCGCTCGATGCCGTCGATCACGCCGAAGCCGCGCGACAGCATGCGATGCACGGTGATGTCCGTCTGCGCGGCAAACGCGAGCCACGAAATCAGTGCGATCGACATGGCGAGCGCGACGGATGCAACGCTCGGCGCGTGCAGCGGCAACTCGGGCTCGATGATGCCGGTCGGTGGCGTATCTCGGCGCACAGCGGGGGACACAGGCTTCTTCATGCGTCGATTCTATACGCGTGAAGCGACGCGTGCAGGCGCTGCGCGGGTCGAAGCGCAGCCGGGCTATCAGCCGAATCAGCCAAAAAAAAAGGAGCCGGTCCGCAGATTGCCGCGGCCGGCCCGTTACATCGTCCCATCACGGTCCGTCAGGGACGCAGGAACTCAATGCACGACATCAGTGACCGTGGCCATCATGGTCATGATCGTGATCGTCGTCATCGCGGCCGCAGACGTTGTCATGATCGTGATCGCGGCCGTTCTTCGACACGCCCGGCAGGCGCTGCGCGACATAGTCGGGCAGATCCGACGTGTCGATCGCGAACACGAAGAACTGGTTCGGATTCGCGATACCCGACGGATGGTTCGTGTCGGTGACGGTCCCGATGAAGTCGTTGTCGTTCGCGACGTAGAGCGTGTGCTTCTTCACGCCGCGCACCGTCACGTCCGGACCGAACGCAATGCCTTCGATCTTCGCGGGAATGTCGTTCGCGTTATAGCCGTGGGCCGTCAGCGCCGCGACGATATCGAGGAACAGCGTCTTCTTTACCGCAAACGGCGCGAGGCCGCTCGCGCCGCTTGCCTGGCTCACGTCCGCTGCGCCCGTCAGGTCGATGCGGTTGAGTTGCTTGAACACAGCCGTCGAGTTGTCGCCGAGACCCTTGCCGTCGCGCTCGTCGACGAGCAGTTCGTGATCGTTGATCGCAAGCACGTCGCTGATGGTCGGGTACTTCGGCTTGGACGCCGTACCGATGTTCGTCAGCTGATACGCGTATTGCGTCGTGCGGCCCGTGCGGATGTCGATCTTCACGATGCGCGTGTATGGGGCGTCCGTGCCGCCGTCCTGGATCAGCGGGCTTTGCATCGCGCCGAACAGCGTGGTGCCGTCGGGCGAGATCGCGAGACCTTCCATGCCCTTGTTCGCGACGCGGCCCGACGTGTTGATGCTGATCTCGTCGTTGCCGACGGGCGAGAGCGTCGACACGGCGAACGTATCGGGCAGCTTGTACGTTGCAATGCGGCGGCCGCTCTTGCGGTCGAAGCGATAGACGTAGGGGCCGTATTCGTCGGAGATGAACACGCTGTCGCCGTCGTTCGCGATGCGGATGCTTTCGGGATCGAAGCGGCCGTCGAGCGGATACGTCGACAGATGCGTCGGATCGAAGTTGTCCGAGCGGCCCGTGAAGTAGTTCGTGTGGTTGTCGCGGTTGAGCTTCGGCGCGCCGTTCGGCACCCCATACGCGGCGCCCGTGCCATAGACGAGGCGATCGGACGTGTGCAGCAGCGTCGTGTCGACGAGCTTCGGCGTCAGCGTGAACGGCAGCGACGCACCTTTCGGCGCGTCTTCCAGGCGCAGACGAATCGTCTGGAAGCGGTTGATGTACGACGCGGTGTCGTCGATCGCCGCGTTGTACGAGATCGCGTTCGGGCCGCGATCGGGCACGGCGAGGAACGTATGGCAACCCGCGTAGCCGATACCCGAGCCGAGACCGCCGAGCAGATTGCCGGGCGCACCGTTTTCGAGCTTGCCCGACGTCTCTTTCGATTTGTCGAGCAGATTGCCGTCGAGCTTGCCGATGGCGATCAGATCGACGGACGCGTGAGCGGCGGGAGCAGCGGCGAGCGCCGCAAGCGAGGCGATGGCACCGATCATGGTGCGGGTGAAGAGCGATGAGCGCAGCACAGGAATGTCCCTTGGAGGATCAATGCGATGAAGGCGGCGCCGGGCGCGTACGGCAAAAGAAAGCAGTCTGGCGACCGGACGCAAGGTTTCTTACTTTTTATTTCCGGGGACCGATACTGCGTGACATGTATGTCCGAATTGTGACGGCGCGCCGGCGTGGGGCGCGCTGTGTGCGCAAGCGCACATTCGCATGAGCAAGCGTCATCGACGAAAGCGCACTCAGACGCGCGCCGCATGAACGGGCACGGTGCAGCGCAAGCTATGGTCAGCGCCGCTCGCTGATTTCCGGCGCGATGGCTGCATGATTCAGCAGCGCGACGAGCGTCATGCCGCCCACCACGTTGCCCGCGAGCGTCGGCATCAGGAAGCGGCCGAAATAATCGGCGAATGATGCGTCGCCCGCCAGCACCGCATACGCGACTTCCGTCGATCCCGCGATGATGTGCGACAGCTTCGCCACCGCGACCACCCACGTGATCAGCACGACGGTCAGCAGCCGCGCGGAGCGTGCGCTCGGCAGCAGCCACACCATCAGCGCGATCAGCCATCCGCCCAGCACGGCGCGTATGAAGGTCGGAAAGGTATTGGCGGGACCAACGGCGGAGCGCGCCGTCTCGTCGAGCGCATCGACGACGTCCGCTTCGAATACGCCGGGCAAACGCAGCATCGCGGCAAAAGCCCACGAACTGAGCAGATTGCAGAACAGCACGACGATCCACAGGCGCAGCGCCTTCACCAAGCAGTCGAGATCGCGCCGCGTCAGCACGGGCAGCACGACAGTCAGCGTGCTTTCGCTGAAGAGTTGCTGACGCCCCATGATGACGAGCACGAAGCCCGTCGTGTAGCCGAAGCTCGACACGAGATGCCGCCATGACGTATCGGGCAGGCCGGCCTGGAGAACGGCTGTCGTGAGAAACGAAAATCCCATTGAAAGCCCCGCTGCCAGCGACGACCACACAAGCGCCATGACCGTGCGTTCCAGCGCGGCTTCGCCTTCTTCGCGCACGATCTCGTGCAGCATCAACGCGTGCGGCGCCGTGTGTTGCGCGGCCTGGTCCTGCTCGTCCGCGTCCAGGTGCGGTGACTCCGCGCCGGCTTTTTCCGGGTGGTCGGGCGGCGTGGCACGATCGGTCGTGTCAGGATGTCGTTCGTGCTGGATGGTGTCTTTCGTCATGGCCGCTCGCTCGTACGCTGTATGCGCGCATCCATCGCAGTCGCAAAAACGGTGCCCGAAAAGCGCGGACATGTTCGCGCTTTTTGTCGGACCAGCCTCGTTTCGAGCGGCGAGGAGCGCCGTGCTACGATGAACGCGACCATCATCTGCAACCGTCTGCAAGCGAGACCCAACGCGACATGGCAACCCTTTACGCGAAGCTTGGCGTGTCTCAAGACGCCACCTCGGAAGAGATCAAACGGGCGTACCGGAAGGCCGCGATGAAGTGGCATCCGGACCGCAACGCCGGACAGGAAGAGGTCGCACGCGCGGCCTTCCAGGAGATCAAGGACGCGTACGCGATCCTCTCCGACGACAGTCAGCGCAAGGTCTACGACGCCGTCTACGCGCAGGAGATGCGCCAGTATGAGGCGCTCGAAAGGCGTCAGCGCGAAGTCGAGGCAGCGCGGGCGCGCAAGGCCAAGGCTGAGGCCGAGGCGAAGTACACGCAGATGGTCGGCGTGGCCATGCGCTATGCCGACGAAGGCCATAACCGCGACGTGCTGTTCGGCGTGCTGCTCGGACGCGATTGCGACGCCGACGTGGCGCAACGCATTGCCGATAGCGTGTGGGCCTTGCAGCAGTCGCGGCACGCAGCGCAGGCAGGTGAGTCCGCCGATACGGCTGATGCCGATCGCGCGGACCCCGTCGCTAAGGCTGCGTCATCACGCGAACCTGTTGCGGAAGACGCGCCTTCGCAACCTCAGCCCGCAGCAACGAAACACGACAAGCCTGCGCAGGAACCACGCAGCGCGGGTCTGTTCGATTCGCTGTGGCAGGGCTTTTTCGGCATACGCTCATAGCGCGCCGCGATTTTCGCTTCACACCGCGTGCCATTCAAAATGGCGCGCTCGACTTACGCATGGACATGCTTCGATGAAAGACGCTTTTGAACGACGCGCGTTGCTGCTGCATCTCGGCGACGCGCTGCAAACCCTCTCCACGGCGCTCGCCGCCGATGCAAAACATCACACTGTGCATCATCTGTTGAACGCCCATGCGGAACTGGCTGGGCACGCATGGCTCGCGGCCGTCTCGCCGAAGATGAAGGCGTCGGAGTTTGCGAAACGCGCAAGCGCATCGTTTGCGGAATGGCCCGCGCTGCTGCTTGAAGAGCAGGTGGACTACACGCGCCTCGCACTCGCAGTCCACGACCATCTGTTCGCGGACGATCGCACTGGCTGGCGCACGTACGTCGACGCGATGAAGCGCGAGGTCGAATGGTTCGGCGATGCGCTGCCTTTCGCGGAAGAGCCCGTACAGGCAGCCGAAGCGGCGCCGTCACCCGATGAAACCGACACGCGCGCAAATGATGCCGACGTCGAACGCGCCGACGAGGGCAGCGATCCGCAACGTGACAGCGTCGAGAGCAACGGAGGTTTGTATCCCGCATGGCCGTGGAAGCCAGTCGTGTGATGTAGCAGGAACGACATCGCCTCGCGACAGCCGGTTCGATTCCGGCCATAGCGAGGCGATAGAAGATCACGCGTTCAATGACACAACGCGCGATCAGACACTACGATCAGTAACCCCAGCGTTCGCGTTGACGCTCGTGCCACTCATGCTCACGCCACGCTTCGTGACGGCGCCATTCGCGTTCACGCCACTGATGCTCGCGCCATTCGCGACGCTCGCGCCAGTCGTCGCCGTAGCCGTAGCCCACGGCAACGGGGGCGGGCGCAGCGTACACCGGCTGGGCGGGCACGATCACACCCGGCACGCCGAGTCCGACGGCGACGTCGACATGCGCCGAAGCAGCTGCCGAAGCCGCCAGCATCGCCACGCCAATAGCTGCACCAAGCATCATCTTCTTCATTTTTTGCTCCCTGCGCATGGATGCGCGTCACTGAATTCGGCTTCAGTCTAGGGGCGCGTGTCGGACACAGGTGCTACAGCCGTGCGAGAAAAGTAACGCAGGGTAACAGCGTTCAGGCCGCGCTCAAGCCGCGCACAGTCTCGGCACGCGATGAAACTGGCGGTCGAAGTAGATGAGACTGTCGCCGTCGGCGCACACGCGAATCTGCGTGGCCTCGACGAACATCACCGAATGCGAGCCCACTTCCTTCAGATCGACGATCGTTCCTTGCAGGCTCGCGAGCGCGTCGCGCAGTACCGGCACGCCGTGCGGGCCTTCGTCCCAGATCGGCAGACTGAAGCGCGCTTCCATCGGCAGTTGCGTGAGCCCGGCGAAGTGCCGCGCGAGCAGTTCGTGATGACCCGGCAGCACGTTGATGCAGACATTGCGATTGCGTTCGAACACGGCATGCATCGCGCTCGAACGGTTCATGCAGACGAGCAGCGTGGGCGGCGCATCCGTCACGGAGCAGACCGCACTCGCCGTGATGCCGCAGCGCCCGGACTCGCCGGATGTCGTGATGATGTTGACGGCCGCGCCCAGATGCGCCATTGCCTGGCGGAACTGCTTGCGCGCGTCGTCGGGGTCGAGCATGGTCGGGCGTTGCATATCGGACATGTGAGTGGCTCCCTGCACGGTGGTCGCTATGAATCGATCGCTGAATCGACCGCTCGCCCGCGATTGGTTGCGCGCGCGACGATCCCATGCATCAAGCGTACGGCATGCGTCGCATGAAAAAAATCCGCGCGAGTGGCACGCATGTTGGCACGCTTCCCGACCCGTCTAAAGGTTTTACCAGGTTGCATTCGACTCGCATCTGCGCATCGCGCGTTGGCCTGTGCTGTCACGCGATCAGGCCTGCAATAAAGGCTTTGCACGCGAATTTGGGCTGGTTATGATGAGCTTTCTCAAAATTAAACAGCGAACGCGTGGAGACAGCCGGACAACATCCGGCGCGCGTTGCAGACAGGTTCAAGACATGAGTCCAGCCAGCAAGATCCCGCCAATTCAATCGCCCGCGCCCGTCGTGTATATCGTCGACGACGACAATGGCATGCGCACATCGCTGGCGTGGCTGCTGGAGTCGGTCGGCGTGAAGTCGGAGGGTTTTGCGAACGCCGCGGATTTCCTGCGGGCCTTCGACGCAAACGTCCCCGCGTGTCTCGTGCTCGACGTGCGGATGCCGGAGACGAGCGGCTTCGACGTACAGGCTGAACTCAACGCGCGCGGCGCGACCTTGCCGATCATTTTCGTCAGCGGGCACGGCGATATTCCGATGTCCGTGCGTGCGTTGCAGAACGGCGCGATCGATTTCGTCGAAAAGCCGTACAACTCGCAGCAGATGCTCGAGCGCATCCAGCGCGCGATGAAACTCGCGGCGCAACGGCATGCGGCGGATCAGAAGCTTCGCGATCTGCGTCAACGGATCGAGTCGTTGACAGCGCGAGAAAAGGAAGTGCTGCGCGGCGTGCTGGACGGAAAGGGCAGCAAGCGCATTGCGTCGGATCTGTCGATCAGCGTGAAAACGGTCTACGTGCATCGCGCGAGCATCAAGGACAAGCTCGGGGCCACGTCTATCGCGACGCTGGTGCGCGATGTGATGGCAGTGTGGAGTCCGGGCGAGGGCGGGCGAGAATGATATCGAACAGCACGGCTTGAGTGAAACGTGCCGTGCCTTTTGCTCGTTGTTCTATCGCATGTAAAGCCCGCCATTAACATCCCAGCACGCGCCGTTAGCGAAGTACGCATCGCCCGATGCGAGCAGCACGGCGACCTGCGCGACATAATCCGCCGAACCGAGACGCCCGCCGGGGATGCTCGCAATGACCTTGTCGAGTTTGTCGGCGGGCACGCTTTCGTGAACGATGGGCAGATCGAGCGGTCCAGGCGAGATCGCATTGACGGTCACGCCGTGCGCGGCGAGATCGCGCGCGAACACCTTGGTCAACGTGATCGCGCCGCCTTTTGCCGCGGCATAATGCGCGCCCGTCGCGGAGCCGCCATTCTGGCCCGCCAGTGACGCGATATTGACGATGCGTCCCGCGCCGCGATCGGCGAAATACTGGCCGAACACCTGGCAGCCAAACAGCACGCTGCGCAGATTGATGTCGATTACCTGATTGAACTCGTCGGCGCTGATCTCCATCACAGGCACGACCTTCGACGCACCCGCGTTGTTCACGAGCACATCGACGCGACCCCAACGCGCGATCAACGCATCGCGTGCGGCTTCGAAGTCCTGCTTGCGTGTGACATCGAGTGCGATCGCGCACGCGGTTTCGTGATGCGCGCTCAGTTCAGTAGCTAGCGCATTCGCGGCATCGAATGCGATATCGGCCAGCGCGACCTTGTAACCCGCGCTGTGAAAATGCTTCGCGACGATGGCGCCCAACCCGCGCGCCGCACCCGTCACGATGACGACTCTGTTCGACATGAGTAACAATTCCTTCGCTGCGTGCGTCCAACTGAACGCACGCCGTTGATCTCAAGAGGCGGCAAGCGCCGCTTCGAAGTGCGCGGCGACGGCGCACACCTGTTCGTCCGCGCCTTTACGCCCGACGATCTGCAA includes these proteins:
- a CDS encoding mechanosensitive ion channel family protein, with the protein product MDDLLARMFHLQPSLLVTLTHDLMHAGMAILILIAGWWLSNRLGALLSKAMSRTHADPTLAPMINAIGTWTVRVLVLFAALSEVGVATASVLAVLGAAGLAIGLALQGTLQNIAAGIMLLMLRPFRAGDVIEGTGATAGIVREVGLFTTRIERSDGNAVFVPNSQIWSNPVINYSSGGTQRVEVKVDIAQRKDVACAIEALRKMITSDPRVLGGATLAPVVTAADHQRGGGAVVRLAVWVSGSDAQLAADDMRDRARTVLEEAGCKTADASRAQPGRVRQSETPYA
- the cls gene encoding cardiolipin synthase — encoded protein: MLTILLTAVVTLVVVLAIANLSTGEKKIEHKIERRYGSDDPQFIRSMGLLLGPPVISGNRFDVLLNGDEIFPSMLEGIASAQKTITFETFIYWSGAIGEQIAGALSEKARAGVAVHVLLDWVGSQKMDRHYLQMLKDAGAEVIQYHKPHWTGLGRMNDRTHRKLLVIDGRIGFTGGVGIAQEWTGHAQDDMHWRDSHFRVTGPVVGHMQAVFMDNWIKATGNVLHGPDYFPEAEEAGDGLAHMFSSSPSGGSDDMQLMYLMAITAATDSIHLASAYFVPDKLTINAIVEAAKRGVDVRILTPGKHIDTHTVREASRACWGPLLEAGVQMFEYQPTMFHVKLLVVDDYLVSVGSTNFDSRSFKLNDEANLNIYDEAFARLQTQIFADDLAKSKRVTLDDWNRRPWTRKLVDRAVALLDSQL
- a CDS encoding porin — protein: MPTSVTSSRLPFPDPCSPSRRRLVALVAVCRLLALACLLVIASPSRAQGSVTLYGLIDTSIEVTNPGSGYVARMDSGAYRGTRFGLHGSEPLGDGNSLVFTLENGFDSAGGAFSVPGSIFNRQAWIGAHGAWGELRAGRQYSPLYIPFKGQLDAFGAGTIASGLNNLSKITPYTDNAFAYLSPTIGGFSATGMVALRDPGDDGNGIGGYYVTAEWALGGMKLLYAHQQTHGDGALRANFAGASYQWGSLTGFIAYFNGDGGTPRYHDDGLSVSALWQITPQASASVGYAHARDRSGGDNDADQFSIAFDYQVSKALLLYLSAADLENRGQATFTLRGVNVTGIPVAYPGAPVRGVQIGMIERF
- a CDS encoding high-potential iron-sulfur protein → MTTTRREFIVAGLGSAAGLCAALAASRDARADDKLSESDPAAQAVGYVIAAAKVDKARFPTYQAGQTCANCSLFQGNPTDAWGGCTLFGTKQVAGGGWCSSYTNM
- a CDS encoding Pr6Pr family membrane protein, which codes for MKKPVSPAVRRDTPPTGIIEPELPLHAPSVASVALAMSIALISWLAFAAQTDITVHRMLSRGFGVIDGIERLTSYLTNLTIFTCALCFTCVACFPRRSPPLVRFFRQPTVVTAVTCYIVFVGVAYNLLLRHLWTPSGWRMLLNETLHTVVPMLAALYWLLFVPRFHLTLRHLLGWLVFPLGYLALTLLRGAQSDFYPYPFINVSELGYERALLNASLLVLAFVLLMAVFAAINQRRPMPSFTSASPPRPPETDHDNNPA
- a CDS encoding esterase-like activity of phytase family protein, coding for MLRSSLFTRTMIGAIASLAALAAAPAAHASVDLIAIGKLDGNLLDKSKETSGKLENGAPGNLLGGLGSGIGYAGCHTFLAVPDRGPNAISYNAAIDDTASYINRFQTIRLRLEDAPKGASLPFTLTPKLVDTTLLHTSDRLVYGTGAAYGVPNGAPKLNRDNHTNYFTGRSDNFDPTHLSTYPLDGRFDPESIRIANDGDSVFISDEYGPYVYRFDRKSGRRIATYKLPDTFAVSTLSPVGNDEISINTSGRVANKGMEGLAISPDGTTLFGAMQSPLIQDGGTDAPYTRIVKIDIRTGRTTQYAYQLTNIGTASKPKYPTISDVLAINDHELLVDERDGKGLGDNSTAVFKQLNRIDLTGAADVSQASGASGLAPFAVKKTLFLDIVAALTAHGYNANDIPAKIEGIAFGPDVTVRGVKKHTLYVANDNDFIGTVTDTNHPSGIANPNQFFVFAIDTSDLPDYVAQRLPGVSKNGRDHDHDNVCGRDDDDHDHDHDGHGH